The genomic stretch tcgcgtgttccggccaggccatacaactccgatctccctgcttgtaattgggcgattgggattcccttactttgaggaggcctccatgagtgccatccaactgctggatgcaacacatgtcccattggcaccactatgccagtgctggaaaggggttaggattgcacccttagccaaATTTCCCCTTTAAGATAAAGTACGGAGGGTGGCTGTTGCTTTAGACAACAATATTAAATCCCCATTATTATTACACTTATGAAAGATTTCCTTAAGAATTCTATAGGGTGTGTGTGTCCCTCCAATTGTTTTATACGTTTCTGCCGCATAGAATACAGTATTTACTTTTACAATGGAAGGGAATAGCTGTGAATAAAAATAGTGTTTTGGGGAGTATTGACATTTTAACCAATGTAAGTCTGTCCAGCTGAGAAGTTTGATGTCCATATTCGAACTCTTTTTTTGACCACCTTAAGTTCATTGTGATTTAAACTCCTCTCATATACACTTTCTTGGAGGGGTCTGGGAGGAGAAGACATGGGCAAGCAACTCCAAATTCAATTTAAAATTCTGCTATTCTCTCAGAACTTCCTAGAGACATGCCATTTGATAAGGAACCTATCAACCTTAATTTTAGGTACAATTAGGTGGCAATTCTATGAATCAGAGTCAGCTGACTTGAAAAGGATAAGAACCCATCAGGATAACCTTCTTCCCTTGTTACACACACTTCTGTCTTCCTTTATTGAATTAAGCTTCTAAGGACTCTCAAAATATTCTGCAAAACCAGTTTATCGATATTATTGCCAATAATGAATGTATATACACCATCTAGGCATTCCCCCACACCTCCTCTCCAAATTAATTGCCATTTCATTCATCTTCCTTCTGTTCCAGTCCACTTATCCCAAATGCCTCCACATGCTATACAACACAGAAACATACTAAGCTTGAACAACATCTTGATATCTACAGGCTACTGATTATTCTGAATTAGGGTCTCCTATGAAATTTGGTTCCTCCTCCAACTGCACATTTTGTTTATATAAAGGAGCCTGATTCACAGAATGTACATTCATTCTGTACCTCAGTACACTATAACATGGAAGCAGCCTTGGTGTCACTGCTCGGTAGGGGGTGGGTCCAAACCAACTTAGCCCTATCTAAGCGCTATTGAAATAGACAAATTAGTCATAACTAGCTTACGTCTCCTCTTCTGACCCAAATCCCATCAACCTCCTTCCAACTCTCATTTACTCCTTGCCAATGGCAGGATTATTGCCATCTTGACCCTGTGTGATGTGGCTTCTCTGCAGATCCAGAAGAAACAGTGGTGACCCTGCTATCCTATCCTTCAGCTTCCAACTGATGGCCATCATCTCCAATCTGAACACAATGAGAAGTCAGGATATGGATGATCAAAAAGCTGAAGGCTAAAGCATGTTACTAGTATGGACAGCCAAAACCTACAACCACATTTCATTCATAGTGTATGTTAAATTTTGTTCTTGAATGCCACCTTGTGGTGAGTgatgtgccagtgattgagctggtataggtccaagatgccccatagcggctgctggggcttaccctagggtACAAATGtccactgaggagacctccagcagccaaaaaacaaacaaaaattaaatcccccatggatacagcagtagcatgGGGattgaggtaggattgggctgttaggttaaCATGAGAAGATAATTAGGACTGCATATGATCACAAACGTATGAAATATACAAAGAATATCTATGGGAATGAATCCGTATTGTGAACTTGGCATAAAAAAAGCATATGCGCTGTACGCATCTTGTTTTGACTCCAAGGATTGCCAAGCACAAAACTATTGCTGGTAAAGTCTTTGGTCCCTAACATGGGCACAGGAACATGCCACCTTCCCAAAAGCCTCAAGTGAACTGTTAACTTTCAACTGAGTTTGAGTGACAGGCGGCTTCCGGGAAAAGTCCAAAAAATGATGCCATTTGCATAGCGAAGAAAAGATCAAAACTCTACATCGCTGTAATTCCGGTCTACACACAGTGTACTTTATACTTGTGCTTAGCTGAAGTTCTGCgtaactcattaaaaaaaaagaggaaaaaaacctgAGTGTTTCTGTATcacacacactttctcttttCCCAGAATTTATATTCAAGGACACGAAGAACAAACAGACTGTGGGCTTTCCCCATCTGTCCATTTCCTAATCAAAGATTTTTGAAggtctttctgtctctctctgcgTTTGTGTATAAGTAAAAGATAGCAagtaaaaaagtaaaagaaattcagcaggtgaaatTTTTCTGTTGTGGGGGTGCTGTTGATGGGAAGAAGTTTGTTGGGTTGTGTCAGTCACAGTCTGCTAGTGTGGCAATGAGATTGCATTGGAAGAATGTGTGCATGTCAAAGTTTTCAGAGAGTTTTAAAGGCCTGCACTTGGatataataaaatttaaattgtCAAAAAATTCTGACTGTGCTTGTTGTGGTTAATTctcacttgttgttggcaaccttcagtctcgaaagactatggtatcacgctctgaatggtagttctgccatagcgtctagtgtggctgaaaaggccgatttgggagtgacaatcccttccatgaactgctgcttcccatgttgtgccgacaccgtatggcgaagtaGGAGTGTCCTCTCAAGTGCACGAGGGCTGgataaagtgggtatggaggatagactgttacccatgcagcaaatccccgctctccacatcactggaatggtccaatggaaaggcagaagccaatacggttggttccagcagcgtcgcaggagttgccagagcgttgACTGTCAGTtgtcagccgtgaactgcctcagggactccggctcctgattttgcctcaaggtagactcctgaagtcttttctacaactggatatagccacaaggcagtggaggtttgaggtcagagtttccttctcttagatgagttgtcttcccaggctgaagaacctcatctacccggtggctgtttagtcgcctcttatgacaagtacagccaaactgggttTGTGGAGGGAGAGAATTGCAGAGGATTCTCACTATGTGCTAATAATTACAGTCTGTTACCAGCAAAGGGATTTGTGCTTTTGGGTGCAGATCCAGTAAACAGGTCCATTTAATTGTCTGTAAAGTAGCTACTCTAAGGGCCTCACGTGATGAGATATTAAAATATCACATCTCATAGATTTTTCTCATTTAAGTCCCAGCTGTAGAGTGGGCTCATCCAGAACTGGCTCCATCTACAGGGTATGTAGAAAAGGAGTTGCTACAATTGGGGGAAAGGCAACTAGGATCAGTAAGGTGAGGTTAGAATAGCTTTAGGTAAGGCTTTGTAAAGGAGAAAAATTGGTTGAATACAAAGGGGAAAGCTGTCTCAGGCAAGCAATATGCATAAGGTAGAATGCCATGCTGGGATGAGAAAAGGGGTTGATGAGAGCTGAGTGGATGAGTTTGATGAAAGAGGAGGCTTGGAAGAAGGAAGAAGATTCACAGACCACATGTTGTCACCACCTAACAACTATGGCTAATCACAGGGAGAGATTTATGCTCCCAATGGCCATTGGTACATGACTGGTAAGATCCACATGGCAACCATTCTGGAGATCAGTTGGAGCAGTAGCCACACGGAGGCTGTTTTAACTGGCCAGAGaaatagcagtttaaaaaaatggtagCAACAATTGCTTTAATCAGTGGAACGAATCACATATATTTGAGCACTGCAACCTTTATTCTTGTGAAGGATTCTAAATTACAGTGGGCCATTCAGAAcaaacctcagaaggcaagaTCGGAAGATGACCTTCCTCTAGCTGAAATCATAACTTGGCATTGACATGGATTGCAACAAACGGGTCTTCAGCACTGTTGCTAATCTGAAAATAAGCTCTGCCGTCACCATTGACTTGGATTTGAATTCCAGTGCAGGAATTACCCTCCTTCtgtccagaaatgacatcacagtAAGTGCCTGCTGGAAGGCCAGTTTGTAAAGTTTCAGACAAGTTCCTGTTAAAAAGAGATTGACACACAATTAaagcagaaataatttttttatcatAAAACTCTCGCATTGGTAGATTTAGGATTGTCATTGTGCTAGGACATGCCCAGTACCAAGCTGTGATTTCAGTCCCTGAAAGCATTTAGACATTGAGTGACCATCTTCACCTTTCTAGGCATGGAATTGGTGGTGCCCAAATACCCAAGTACTGCCCCTTTGTATTGTTTGGGAAATTCTGTGATACTACCCAGGGCTATGTTGAACCATTATGCTATATAGCTCAGTGGCACAGTACTTACTTTGCACGGAGAAGGTTTAGACCCTAGCAACATCTCCAAGCAGTCTCTATCTGAAACCTTGGGGAGGCACTGCCAGCAATTCTAGACAATATCAAGTGCAATTGACCAAGACTCTGACTAGCATTTCTTTATGATGGATACTCTGCGGGTTGTGTCCAAAGAAAGCAAATCCTGACccagttccattgaaatcaatttgACTTAAGTTAactttagttagttagttagttagttatgaCTATGTTGTCTCATTGGCTGGTATTTTAAGGAGTGTAGGCACGTTCATCTTATGCCCTTTTCCTTCCCATGCCTGGAAGCAATATTCAACCTCTTTACGTTcaacctcctgacacctgaggcagcatactaaatgctgcccaccttacctgatgatgttccagcctctgctcctcctggtTTAGCTCAGCAATCTCCTCCctcaacatttcctcttcctgtctatccccctcttccttttctaatccagggagtggaaagaaaaagaagagcagtggagggCTGATAGATATGGGTGCCCCCAACCAATCTCCTTcctgagacaactgcttcagttggcctcatggatgggccagacctggACACACTCTTTTCCCCTTCAAGTCCTACTTAAGCCTTACCTGAGTTACTCTAATCTCACCCTGTTGATCTtagtttctttttattctttccTGTGATCATTTTTCCTTGTCAGTCCCTCATCTTAAACTTGATGGAAGTTTAAGTATGGGGAAGACTATATGTCCCTGCCCTCCATGTGTCAGATGTTCTTTTTCCTTAGAACAGGAAAACAGactttttttctctgtttctggCCAACACAAAGATTCTACACCCAGGACATTCAGTGGACACAGACAGCTACTGTGCCCAAGGAGGCAACAGGGAAGTTTGTTCTGTGAGCTTTATTCTGCACATGCTCCCGAGGATGCaagctaatgagccaagttagttCAGACTAACTCAAGTCCCACTGATTCCAAAATAAAGGTACATGTTCTTTAGATGTGACCCACAGCTGGGGGCAGaattaacactcagtgaagtagcagggaaccttggagggctccggggAGAACTGCTAAATAgttgtgttttccaaggacctcagcaATGAAGTactctttgttgccaagaagaaggaatgagCTTGAACAGGGCAGTCTCTTGAAACGgtagtttcagagatatttccccaattgctctgtgctgaatcacatcgtatcccgtaTGCCATCTTCGGAGAcaattcggacagctgaggaccccccccacacacacacacagcctagataaaacatgaaagcgaacaaagcctttaactgtgagtaaccagttcattaaaaggctataaaaagaattgcaatcaagaggttgggaGGAGGGAAAAACAACTTTAAGATTTTTtatgttggcttgcagccacccagagggggaaaagagcaaaTATGGATTTAaaaaagcccctgctggagcagttttttctttttcttttttgtaacaaggatgactggaagaaaagtaaataagggaagataaaggatcaccctgttggaatggtatgcatggaaaagaaattaacaattaatctttaaaggatggaataactttcactttcgTTTTTGCTACAAAAGgtttgactcaggcctgaacaattaaaggtatactaacttaatttgacagtgttattaacttggattactgacccaccccttttggatataaaaacttaaagattatctttgacaagaagggatgcaagataataagaattggatgactctttaactgtgggaatgtttggacactgatattgacttgaaatggattattgacttattccttttagatataaaatttgggaattagccttacaagaaggtgaagcaagataatgagacttggttgattctttaattgttggaccattttgtttttcttttttatagccagagttatatcagcttgatttgatactgataagaatgacatcaaaaaatttaaaggatgttagcgaaagccagacctcattaatggatatgttgtgagaattcagaagtgaaattaagcaagaggttggaaaactgtctgaacaaatgaggcaaataaactcctccctgacacacagacaaagaaagaagagtaTGGAGGGGatagaaaaaagaatggaccaaatgtcagatgaaactaaagaattggagatttttgtaatgaaacaggagatggaaaaagcagcatttattattagaactcagaattttcaggaagaaaaaagagggagagaaagagagcgcgtcctttcaagaagaagaagaatctttggattaaattcaaaaagaataaaatggagaaaacggaagaagaaaagagagggatcaagaattataagagagttaagaggaagaagaaggagtggaaggagcagtgggaggagcaagaaggaaaatatcaacaagacagagaaaatACTAGAAAATACtaagagaaaacaaagaaaatactaagacaggaagtgaaaatggctgaataacaagtggaaatttttttgtagatattaatggattgaattctcctcagaagtgtaaatgaaaacaaagttgcaaCACAactattaagataattaaagataattaagataattaaagtggtatcttctaaagagaatttatagaaattgttttatagatgatatttaattccagaggaagtagcaaaaatgtaccctgggtcatcaaataactgttagatatgcaaagagattgagagaattctttattatatgtggtggatatgtggaaagtaaagaaatattggaaaatgatatatattattataagagatattgaattgtgtagtaccattcaaaccggaaatatcctctgaaatgtgatatcagaaattgaagaccaatataagaaacatgttattgtacatatcagtatagcagcaagaatgttgtatgtgcaaaatttgaagcctttttaagactggataaataattttagttaaacaatactgattgtttagttaaatcattaattagtataatgacaaatgtgataatttttgtatcaatgactatttttcttttcagtcgttgttttcttttttggattaagacatgttgtaatctatggccactATCCTcctgtgtaacctatgtagtcccagccctaagtttaacccattttccttacctgtatctgtaataaataaataaactttgcacacacatacacacaaaaatagATGTGACCCACAGCTTTAAATTTCAGGTAGATTGACATCTCTGCTGTGGTTTGATCATCTGAGTTTACTGCTTCCTTACCAGTCATCATTATTAAAGACAATGAATCCTTTGTTGCCACGGCCAAATGCCACTTGATTGCTGTTGTTGTCCCACCAATTGGTAAACGCCTGTCCATCCACCACATTGCGGAAAATGACCATGTTCCTTTGGAGGCAAAAATTGGATCTAATTATCATTGACGTTCTATCATATAAAGAAGGAAACCCTGACCAAAATCCAACCCATGGTTAAGCTGTGGTGGTCAACATGCTTATCTCCACACTGGACTGTGACCAGTAAAGAATCTGACACATTTCCAACCTTATTTGGCGCCACCGATGTTCACAGACCCAGTCATTGCCACAAGTAGTGTCTGGATTGATTGTAACAGTTTTAGTCGATCCGTCACTATTGCTCGGAGGTCCAATCCAATCGTTAAcatcctgttttgttgaaaaagaATTGGTAAAACAAATGctatttggggggtgggagggaataaCAAAGCCATAAATAGGGAATGTTTCTTGGAATATATAACCGAGCCACTCTAAGAGCATTGtactgtgctgctggaaggcGTTGCAACTGAGGTCTGGCTATCCAAGCAGAGGAGATTAGATGAAAGAGACCAGAGGTAATAGACTATAATTAACTACTTCTGATGGAGGGGATTTTTGGATCCTTCTCCATGTAAAAACAAGTTGTCCCACCTGCAATCTAAAATGGTGCAGTCTGTTCAACCACCTCAAGATTACCCTCCACATTCAACAGCATGTGTAGAACAGCACATGATTTGGTTCATTTCTAAGACAAAGGAGATCCAGAACTGTGAAGCCCACAACAACTTGATAATTGTTCCTGGGGGGCATATTCCTCTCAAACAAAAAGCCTTGCAAACAAAAAGTAAAACAACCTAAATGAAGCAAGTGTGCATAGTTGTGCCACTGCAGAGTTGCTGCCCAAAAGAGGAACAGGAACTGCTTGTTTAATTAGAATCAGTGTACTGGTCTGAGGGCTTAAGCACGGAGGCACCATTCTAGGGAAGAGGGAGGCTCCCTCACACAACTATGTTTCAGCCCACATATGActattcttatatatatatatatatatatatatatatatatatatatagtatctAGTTGTTTACAAACGCTGATGAGACAAtatttttaccctgcacatgtccaatctcatctgatttcagaagctaagcagggtcaggcctggttagtacttggatgggagaccgcctgagaataccgggtgctgtaggcttataccatagtctttcgagactgaagtttgccaaccaaccttTTTCACAGTTTAATATCTATCCTTACAGTGTGCGTGTCACTTACTGTGATATCCCCCAAACCTTTCCCCCACCTGTCCTGCCGAAGCCTAAAATGGCACCCTGCATAAAGACTGCAGGCCTCCTTGAACTTGTGAAGAAGTAGGAAGTGGATCTTATAAACTAAAAAGGGAGGTCAAACCCTTAAATTATTTGCGATTTAGTCATCTGAAACTGACCTTTCCGTTCTCAAACCATCTCGACCAGCGGTAACTTGACATGACACGCGTGAAACCGTAAGGGTGAGCAAGCATGAATCCGACCGCCATTTTATAGAGCCTAAACGTATTTTAAGAAAGGAAGAGTTATACCTCTCTTGGTGAAAACAGAGCAAAGAGAAGCAAGTCAGATCTTCAAACGTGTTCCTCACCTGGGATCCCAGAAAGTCAGAATGGAGGCTCCCCCAGCACCATGCCCTCTCTGGTTGTCATGATTATCTACGAAGACAAGGGCTCTATCAGAAGGCATAAAACCCCAGCCTTCTCCCCAGTTCCTAAATAACAAGAAGAAATTGACAAATTAACTGAAAGTGTATTCTGAAAATGAACAGTAATTGAaggtttgggtttgttttttttctaaggAATACAACATTACTTCAAATAAGTCATCTTTTCTCCATTCCATCTGCGGATGACAGTGCCTAGTTTGGCACCATATTTGAATTCAGTTACCCGACCATTTACAAAGTAGTCACTGGCTTTAATTGCTTCTCCACCCAGATCAATCACCTGGAGGAAATGAGAGAAGTTATTATGGTACCCTAGGCTCAGGGGAGAATAagatacaaaaaaaaatctatgaaaTTAATTCTAGACATGAAAAGCACACTGGTGGATCATTAATTGTGTCAGCCCCAGCTGCCTACAGtctaagggcgcaaccctaatccactttccagcaatgacattagggcaatgcagctactaggtaagggaacaaactttcatttactttgaggaggcctctgtgagtgccacccaactgcaggatgcggcacacatcccattggcacagctatgccagtgctggaaagttggttaggatgaaCACACTTTACTGTACCTTGGTTTGTGCAGAACATGCGCATCAAATGCTTTCAACTGAGCCAGTTCACGCATTCAACTGTTAGCTATCAAGTGATGGGAGACAGAGTGAGGCGCATGATATATGAATCAGCCTCATTCCACAAGCAAATAGGAGGAGGAAATAAGTTGGGCATATTCCTTGCCCTAAATGGTTTGTGGACAAGAAGTGAAACAACCTAAATGATGCAAGTGTGCACTGCTGTGCCATTGCAGGGTTGCTGCCCAAAGGAGGTTCATTCCCTTTGCCCTCAACAAGATGTTCAAAATAGAAAGATTACCTCTTGGAAGATGAAAGGCCGTGCCCCTTCAGGAAACCATTTCGTATGCAGATTATTGAGCTTGTCTAAAAACGCTTTCATATCCCCAGGCCACATGTGCTTGGACGCATCAATTCGAAATCCTGCTACTCCAATGCCAATCAGATGGTTCATATACTCTGCGATTTTGGAGCGCACATAGTCCTTCTCTAATGCAAGATCAAGAAGACTAACAAGGCGACAGTCACGAacctgaaggaaaagttcattgaGAAGTCCAGTcatccaacacagaggctcagagCTCAGCACTTCAGCATGCAGACAGCCCTATGCCAAGTGGCCAGCATTTCCTCTTAAAGGATCTTAGGGAGCAGGGTTTGGGGAAGATCCTCTACCAAGACCACAGACAACCAGATGGGATTCAGGAGTGAAACAGTACTGACCAAACTGCTGATGGTCAAGGCACATTTTTTTCTGAGTTAAACTGCAGGCACATTTAACTCTTGATAGCTCAAACCACTTATTTTTTTAAGTGTGTAAgaacctccagcctcctcctaactggtgctggatacagtggaggacatgcagccctgctgcaccaccACAGGTTGGAAATGGTTGGAAATGGACTTGTAGTTCTCCTTAGTATAAGCAGAAGTTCAGTAATCTGTTTCAGTAATCAGTTTTTCATGAAACTGCAATGGACAATACTCAGATCTACAAACTCAATGCTATTACCCCCTTGGAACTTAATTTAAGGGCAGGCAATGTATGGGAgtaagaaaaaggaaagaacatGATGTGGCAAGATAATATACTTGCAGGCAACCTGATGACTTGGCAATGAGACATGGGGGTGCCAGAAAAGATAACTCTTATGTTTCTATGTATCTCACTGAATCAAATCCCAAAGCCTTATCAGATAAACTTTCTTTATTCCTTAGCTGGCGCTTGGGGAGCAGATTatcctctcaaccaatacactGCTGTAGGTGCAGATGGGTCCATGTGTCACTTGTGACACGCTTCCAATCTTTGTGATTGTTGTCATTGTTTCTAGCCTCCTCAGTGGTCAGTTgctggttccttaggtcttcctcaatgtgttggATCCaagttttctttggtgctgcccattgaaccctccagtagggaggttAATCAAGCCAGAGGAACTTGTGTGGCAgctgactggtgttcattctgcagatatGGCCAAAGCATGATAGTCCAtgtttttggatttgttctttgACTGGTGGTTGATGATTGCACCGTACCTGAATTGTCTTGTTACAATGGTGATCATGAAGGGAGACCATCAGAGATTATAGGATAATAATCCTGACTAATGTCCATATAAACTTATTGAAGATATCAATAAATATGCAAGTTTTGTTTTCTCCTAAGAAATTCAGCCTGTTCTAGGAAGCATTGCTGTTAACTAATGCAGGATGTTTTGTGGGCTGCCTTCAGTTCTAGGCACAGCCTAAACATGATGCCATACATGTAGGgtttatttgctttgctttttacaCTTACACCCACATGCTTTGTATCGCATTTAAATCAGGTGCTGGAACCTTCATGTGCTAACATCAGCATCTCAGGTGTTGCATATGACTTTTCAAAATTTGTGTCCGTACATTTGTCTGCTGACCATGGTTCTCGCTATCAATGTGACCACTGGCCAGTAGCCATATATTTGGCGTTAGTGTGAAAAGGACCTATGAATAAATGGTCCTTTTCGTACTAATGCAAAACATAAGGTCAATGTGGGGGATGGCGGCTAATGAGTGTGATGATATCAGGGGTGCGGACAGCAGGCATGATGCTTCTTCCATCATGAGATCACTGAACATACAGGAAGGAATTACTGTAATAATAGCCAATGTCATATTTAAACAGGCATCAAAGGAAGCAGAAAAAGACTAAACGTGAATGCAAAAGCTTTACCTGGTAAATATCATTGTAATCTTGAATTTCTCCATTTGAAGTTTTGCATTTCCCATCATTGAAATCCCAGCCAGAGTATGGAACAGCAGGAAATTCTTCATTCCCTGCATTAAAATAGCTTCCACAAGTTGAATGGGTCCCAGCTCCACCAGCTGATCCACACATATGGTTGACTACGGCATCCACATAAATATATACCTAGCCA from Tiliqua scincoides isolate rTilSci1 chromosome 4, rTilSci1.hap2, whole genome shotgun sequence encodes the following:
- the LOC136648000 gene encoding pancreatic alpha-amylase; its protein translation is MRIFLLLVAAELCWAQYNPNTKSGRTSIVHLFEWRWADIALECERYLAPNGFGGVQISPPNENIVITNPWRPWWERYQPISYKLCTRSGNEDEFRDMVTRCNNVGVYIYVDAVVNHMCGSAGGAGTHSTCGSYFNAGNEEFPAVPYSGWDFNDGKCKTSNGEIQDYNDIYQVRDCRLVSLLDLALEKDYVRSKIAEYMNHLIGIGVAGFRIDASKHMWPGDMKAFLDKLNNLHTKWFPEGARPFIFQEVIDLGGEAIKASDYFVNGRVTEFKYGAKLGTVIRRWNGEKMTYLKNWGEGWGFMPSDRALVFVDNHDNQRGHGAGGASILTFWDPRLYKMAVGFMLAHPYGFTRVMSSYRWSRWFENGKDVNDWIGPPSNSDGSTKTVTINPDTTCGNDWVCEHRWRQIRNMVIFRNVVDGQAFTNWWDNNSNQVAFGRGNKGFIVFNNDDWNLSETLQTGLPAGTYCDVISGQKEGNSCTGIQIQVNGDGRAYFQISNSAEDPFVAIHVNAKL